A section of the Cryobacterium soli genome encodes:
- a CDS encoding NCS2 family permease, with protein sequence MSAINRYFEITRRGSSWAREVRGGLVTFVTMAYIVILNPLILGGFSADQAAVDVAGNWLPNGQVAAVTALTAGVMTILFGIIARLPFGFAAGLGINSFLAVSVVGQVTWPEAMGLVVINGLIIVLLASTGLREMIFTAVPRQLKIAITVGIGLFIAFIGLVDSGFVRASGVASPPVQLGEAGSVASLPTAVFVIGLLLIGVLVARKVKGALLIGIVGTTVLAVILEAIFKVGPSLGTNPAGWNLNAPVLPTSIVALPDLSLVGQVSFGAFERIGVLAAVMLVFTLVFTNFFDAMGTMTGLSNEAGLADKNGNFPRLKSALIVEGVGAVVGGATSSSSNTVFIESGAGIGEGARTGFANVVTGLLFLAAMFFTPLTQIVPLEVAAAALVIVGAMMVSQIRFIDFSEFSIVLPVFLTIIVMPLSYSIANGIGAGFISWVIVRSLSGKAREISPLLWIVAVGFLVFFVRGPIEVLFGV encoded by the coding sequence ATGTCGGCGATCAACCGATACTTCGAGATCACCCGACGCGGCTCCTCCTGGGCTCGTGAGGTGCGCGGCGGCCTGGTGACCTTCGTCACCATGGCGTACATCGTCATCCTCAACCCGCTCATCCTCGGTGGTTTCAGCGCCGATCAGGCCGCGGTGGACGTGGCCGGCAACTGGCTGCCCAACGGCCAGGTCGCCGCCGTCACCGCCCTGACCGCCGGCGTCATGACGATCCTGTTCGGGATCATCGCGCGCCTGCCGTTCGGGTTCGCCGCGGGCCTGGGCATCAACTCGTTCCTCGCCGTCAGCGTCGTGGGCCAGGTCACCTGGCCCGAGGCCATGGGCCTGGTCGTCATCAATGGCCTCATCATCGTGCTGCTGGCTTCCACGGGCTTGCGCGAGATGATCTTCACGGCCGTACCGCGCCAGCTCAAGATCGCCATCACCGTGGGCATCGGCCTGTTCATCGCGTTCATCGGCCTGGTCGACTCCGGTTTCGTGCGTGCAAGCGGCGTCGCATCCCCGCCCGTTCAGCTCGGTGAGGCCGGCTCGGTCGCCAGCCTGCCCACCGCGGTGTTCGTGATCGGGCTGCTGCTGATCGGCGTGCTCGTGGCCCGTAAAGTCAAGGGCGCCCTGCTGATCGGCATCGTCGGCACCACCGTGCTCGCCGTCATCCTCGAGGCCATCTTCAAGGTCGGCCCCTCCCTCGGTACCAACCCGGCCGGCTGGAACCTCAACGCCCCCGTCCTCCCGACGAGCATCGTCGCGCTGCCCGATCTCTCCCTCGTGGGCCAGGTGAGCTTCGGCGCCTTCGAGCGCATCGGCGTGCTCGCCGCCGTGATGCTCGTCTTCACGCTCGTGTTCACCAACTTCTTCGACGCCATGGGCACCATGACCGGGCTCTCCAACGAGGCCGGGCTGGCCGACAAGAACGGCAACTTCCCCCGCCTCAAGTCCGCCCTGATCGTCGAGGGCGTCGGTGCGGTCGTCGGAGGGGCCACCTCGTCCTCGTCCAACACCGTCTTCATCGAATCCGGTGCCGGCATCGGCGAGGGCGCCCGCACGGGATTCGCCAACGTCGTCACGGGGCTCTTGTTCCTCGCGGCGATGTTCTTCACCCCGCTCACCCAGATCGTGCCGCTCGAGGTGGCCGCCGCCGCCCTCGTCATCGTGGGCGCCATGATGGTCTCCCAGATCCGGTTCATCGACTTCTCCGAGTTCTCGATCGTGCTGCCGGTGTTCCTCACCATCATCGTGATGCCGCTGAGCTACTCGATCGCCAACGGCATCGGTGCCGGTTTCATCAGCTGGGTCATCGTGCGTTCACTCTCGGGCAAGGCCCGCGAGATCAGTCCGCTGCTCTGGATCGTCGCGGTCGGCTTCCTGGTCTTCTTCGTGCGCGGTCCCATCGAGGTGCTCTTCGGCGTCTAG
- a CDS encoding carboxylesterase/lipase family protein: MTSHAGTRAHDPLEVTVSGGTVRGVRERGIRAWRGIPYAAAPVGALRFRAPEPVEAWPGVRDAAEFGPVATQSHKGQFIGAHPRIPQSEDCLNLNVIAPDEPADEAALRPVMVFVHGGAYSVGSSRENPRQGEGLVRRGGIVYVGINYRLGALGYLDFSRYSTPERPFESNLGLRDQVAALAWVRANIRAFGGDPDAVTLFGESAGGNAVTTLMTVPAAAGLFQRAIAQSAPPNAVYPPELTAEWAASFVRILADQTSGAPTPAATVEPDEQRIADEPRGEPPIVSGLTDAEAVRLLLEAEPARLAGATTTLTVRSPDLYPGTIPLCPVIDGDFLPERPLDAFKDGRAHRIPLIIGTNEREGSLFSGRIDILASTPPRMRAVFANTKKKARKALKAQYPGIPAPRAALDFGGDYSFWYPSVKVAERHSRYAPVHFYRFDAAPRLLRRMGLDATHGLELFPLFDRLDGWFGRGMTVLGGRRAFKAIGARMQVWWLGFARTGTPDAAWPAYTEADRLTLIIDTRDRVVSDPHAERRVAWGAFVPHV, encoded by the coding sequence ATGACCTCGCATGCCGGCACCCGCGCCCACGATCCCCTCGAGGTCACGGTGTCCGGCGGCACGGTGCGGGGCGTGCGCGAACGCGGCATCCGGGCCTGGCGCGGCATCCCCTATGCGGCTGCTCCGGTCGGCGCGTTGCGGTTCCGGGCGCCAGAGCCGGTTGAGGCCTGGCCGGGGGTGCGTGACGCCGCCGAGTTCGGCCCTGTCGCCACCCAGAGCCACAAGGGCCAGTTCATCGGAGCGCACCCGCGCATCCCGCAGAGCGAGGACTGCCTCAACCTCAACGTGATCGCCCCCGACGAACCCGCCGACGAGGCGGCGTTGCGGCCCGTGATGGTGTTCGTGCACGGCGGCGCGTACAGCGTGGGGTCCTCGCGGGAGAATCCCCGGCAGGGCGAGGGACTGGTGCGCCGCGGCGGCATCGTCTACGTGGGCATCAACTACCGGCTGGGGGCGTTGGGCTACCTCGACTTCAGTCGCTACTCCACGCCGGAGCGTCCGTTCGAGAGCAACCTGGGGCTGCGCGACCAGGTCGCGGCGCTCGCCTGGGTGCGGGCCAACATCCGTGCATTCGGCGGCGACCCGGATGCCGTGACCCTGTTCGGCGAATCTGCCGGCGGCAACGCCGTGACCACCTTGATGACCGTTCCGGCAGCCGCCGGGCTGTTCCAGCGGGCCATCGCCCAGAGCGCCCCGCCGAACGCGGTGTACCCGCCGGAGCTCACCGCCGAGTGGGCGGCGAGCTTCGTGCGGATCCTGGCCGACCAGACCTCGGGGGCGCCGACACCTGCCGCCACCGTGGAGCCTGACGAGCAGCGCATCGCCGACGAGCCGCGGGGCGAACCGCCCATCGTCTCCGGCCTCACCGATGCCGAGGCCGTGCGGCTGCTACTCGAGGCCGAGCCCGCCCGCCTCGCCGGGGCCACGACCACCCTCACGGTGCGCTCGCCCGATCTGTACCCGGGCACGATCCCGCTCTGCCCGGTCATCGACGGCGACTTCCTGCCGGAGCGGCCGCTCGACGCGTTCAAGGACGGCCGGGCCCACCGTATCCCGCTCATCATCGGCACGAACGAGCGGGAGGGCTCGCTGTTCAGCGGCCGCATCGACATTCTGGCGTCGACGCCGCCGCGCATGCGGGCGGTCTTCGCCAACACCAAGAAGAAGGCGAGGAAGGCGCTCAAGGCGCAGTACCCGGGCATCCCCGCGCCGCGCGCCGCGCTCGACTTCGGCGGCGACTACTCGTTCTGGTACCCCAGCGTCAAGGTGGCCGAGCGGCACTCCCGGTACGCGCCCGTGCACTTCTACAGGTTCGACGCCGCACCCAGGCTGCTGCGCCGGATGGGACTTGACGCCACCCACGGCCTGGAGCTCTTCCCGTTGTTCGACAGGCTCGACGGCTGGTTCGGCCGGGGCATGACCGTTCTCGGCGGACGCCGGGCTTTCAAGGCCATCGGCGCGCGCATGCAGGTCTGGTGGCTCGGTTTCGCCCGAACGGGTACACCGGATGCCGCCTGGCCGGCGTACACCGAAGCCGACCGGTTGACCCTCATCATCGACACCCGGGACCGGGTGGTGTCGGATCCGCACGCCGAACGGCGGGTCGCCTGGGGAGCCTTCGTCCCGCACGTTTGA
- a CDS encoding uracil-xanthine permease family protein — translation MALPWTLHGDGKTFGATDVVAPGERLNWPITIGIGAQHVVAMFGATFLVPLITGFPPSTTILFSGIGTLLFLLITRNKLPSYLGSSFAFIAPITAAVATAGMGSALFGILAVGVLLAVVGGIVQVAGAGWIDALMPPVVSGAIVALIGFNLAPVARDNFSDAPLTAVITLAAVILSTVLFRGILGRLSIFLGVIVGYVAALIQGEVDFSKVGDAAWVGLPPLTLPTNPFENPAVWAILPAFLPVVLVLIAENVGHIRGVAQMTDSSVNKLTGRALLADGLATVLAGFGGGSGTTTYGENIGVMAATRIYSTAAYWVAGITAVLLGLSPKVGAVISTIPAGVLGGVTTALYGLIGVIGVKIWLDNKVDFSKPVNQFTAATALIIGIADYTFSAGTLTFNGIALGTLAAIVIYHLMTWITRLRRTA, via the coding sequence ATGGCACTGCCCTGGACCCTGCACGGCGACGGTAAGACTTTCGGCGCGACCGACGTCGTGGCCCCGGGCGAACGTCTCAACTGGCCCATCACGATCGGCATCGGCGCCCAGCACGTCGTGGCGATGTTCGGCGCCACCTTCCTGGTGCCTCTGATCACGGGCTTCCCGCCGAGCACCACCATCTTGTTCTCCGGCATCGGCACGCTCCTCTTCCTGCTGATCACCCGCAACAAGCTGCCGTCCTACCTGGGGTCCTCGTTCGCGTTCATCGCCCCGATCACGGCCGCCGTCGCCACGGCCGGCATGGGCAGCGCCCTGTTCGGCATCCTCGCGGTCGGTGTGCTGCTGGCGGTCGTCGGCGGCATCGTGCAGGTCGCCGGGGCCGGCTGGATCGACGCGCTGATGCCGCCCGTGGTCTCCGGCGCCATCGTCGCGTTGATCGGCTTCAACCTCGCGCCTGTCGCCAGGGACAACTTCAGCGACGCACCGCTGACCGCCGTGATCACCCTCGCCGCCGTCATCCTCAGCACGGTCCTGTTCCGGGGCATCCTCGGCCGCCTGTCGATCTTCCTCGGCGTCATCGTGGGCTACGTGGCCGCGCTCATCCAGGGCGAGGTGGACTTCAGCAAGGTCGGCGACGCCGCCTGGGTAGGCCTGCCGCCACTGACCCTGCCGACCAACCCGTTCGAGAACCCCGCCGTCTGGGCGATCCTGCCGGCCTTCCTGCCCGTGGTGCTGGTGCTCATCGCCGAGAACGTCGGCCACATCCGCGGCGTCGCGCAGATGACCGACAGTTCGGTCAACAAGCTCACCGGCCGGGCGCTGCTCGCCGACGGCCTGGCCACCGTGTTGGCCGGCTTCGGCGGCGGCTCAGGTACCACCACCTACGGTGAGAACATCGGCGTCATGGCCGCCACCCGCATCTACTCGACGGCCGCGTACTGGGTCGCCGGCATCACCGCGGTGCTGCTGGGCCTCTCCCCCAAGGTGGGCGCCGTCATCAGCACCATCCCGGCCGGCGTGCTCGGCGGCGTTACGACGGCCCTCTACGGCCTCATTGGGGTCATCGGCGTGAAGATCTGGCTCGACAACAAGGTGGACTTCAGCAAGCCGGTCAACCAGTTCACGGCCGCGACCGCGTTGATCATCGGCATTGCCGACTACACCTTCAGCGCCGGCACCCTCACGTTCAACGGCATCGCGCTGGGCACCCTGGCCGCCATCGTGATCTACCACCTGATGACCTGGATCACCCGCCTCCGCCGCACGGCCTAA
- a CDS encoding peptidase — protein sequence MIDWAAFLVVAAASLVSSAVVVSLYSLGLRMLTTAGRIPTVEPAEFTGAITVLSPARAAKDAKRAKKARKANPLTDGQKRLAQYTGYLCFGVCGLIVLYGVYLIVPALHK from the coding sequence GTGATCGACTGGGCCGCTTTCCTCGTTGTCGCCGCTGCCTCGCTGGTCTCCTCGGCCGTCGTCGTCTCGCTCTACTCCCTGGGCCTGCGGATGCTCACCACTGCGGGCCGCATCCCCACCGTCGAGCCCGCCGAATTCACCGGCGCCATCACCGTGCTGAGTCCGGCCCGCGCCGCCAAGGACGCCAAGCGCGCCAAAAAGGCCCGCAAGGCCAACCCGCTCACGGACGGCCAGAAGCGCCTCGCCCAGTACACCGGTTACCTCTGCTTCGGCGTATGCGGCCTGATCGTGCTCTACGGCGTGTACCTGATCGTGCCGGCCCTGCACAAGTAA
- a CDS encoding inorganic phosphate transporter — MDLTLIVALVIALALIFDFTNGFHDTANAMATPIATGAMKPKVAVGVAAVLNLVGAFLSTEVAKTVSGGIIKEGDGGIQITPEMIFAGLIGAIVWNLITWLRGLPSSSSHALFGGLIGATIIGVGAQAVAYDVVLAKVILPALIAPITVGIVAFIATRLAYAITRRDVGKPDGRGGFRYAQIFSSSLVALSHGTNDAQKTMGVITLTLIAGGYQAVGSGPQFWVIACCALAIAIGTYTGGWRIILTMGRGLTEIKPAQGFAAETSTAATILASSHLGFALSTTQVASGSVIGSGLGRRGSTVRWGMAGQIALGWLLTLPASAIMGAFAAGLALLGPIGILLDVVIGTIVVYVLFRWSKRDRVSHDNLHDIDDAGHVVKIKKTPRKPSRKDREKVAL; from the coding sequence GTGGATCTCACCCTTATCGTCGCGCTGGTCATCGCACTGGCACTCATCTTCGACTTCACCAACGGGTTCCATGACACGGCCAACGCCATGGCCACGCCGATCGCCACCGGGGCCATGAAGCCCAAGGTCGCCGTCGGCGTCGCAGCAGTGCTCAACCTCGTCGGCGCCTTCCTCTCCACCGAGGTGGCCAAGACCGTCTCCGGCGGCATCATCAAGGAGGGCGACGGCGGCATCCAGATCACCCCAGAGATGATCTTCGCGGGCCTGATCGGCGCCATCGTCTGGAACCTGATCACCTGGCTGCGCGGACTCCCGTCCAGCTCCAGCCACGCCCTCTTCGGCGGGCTGATCGGGGCCACCATCATCGGCGTCGGCGCGCAGGCCGTGGCCTACGACGTGGTGCTGGCGAAGGTCATCCTGCCCGCGCTCATCGCGCCGATCACCGTGGGCATCGTCGCATTCATCGCCACCCGGCTTGCCTACGCCATCACCCGCCGCGACGTGGGCAAGCCCGACGGCCGCGGCGGCTTTCGCTACGCGCAGATCTTCTCGTCCTCGCTGGTGGCCCTCTCACACGGCACCAACGACGCACAGAAGACCATGGGAGTGATCACCCTCACCCTCATCGCCGGGGGTTACCAGGCCGTGGGCTCCGGCCCGCAGTTCTGGGTCATCGCCTGCTGCGCCCTGGCCATCGCGATCGGCACCTACACCGGTGGCTGGCGCATCATCCTCACCATGGGCCGCGGACTCACCGAGATCAAGCCCGCCCAGGGCTTCGCGGCCGAGACCAGCACCGCCGCCACCATCCTCGCCTCCAGCCACCTCGGCTTCGCCCTCTCGACCACTCAGGTGGCCTCCGGGTCGGTCATCGGGTCCGGCCTCGGCCGGCGCGGCTCCACGGTGCGTTGGGGCATGGCCGGGCAGATCGCCCTCGGCTGGCTGCTCACCCTGCCGGCCTCCGCCATCATGGGCGCGTTCGCGGCGGGGCTGGCGTTGCTCGGCCCGATCGGCATTCTGCTCGACGTCGTGATCGGCACGATCGTGGTCTACGTGCTGTTCCGCTGGTCCAAGCGCGACCGGGTGTCACACGACAACCTGCACGACATCGATGATGCCGGCCACGTGGTGAAGATCAAGAAGACCCCCCGCAAGCCGTCCCGCAAGGACCGAGAGAAGGTTGCACTGTGA
- a CDS encoding 8-oxo-dGTP diphosphatase, producing MTDLPEVCVCYLTRLSESGAPQVLLGRKKKGLGLGNIVGLGGKLEPGESALEAAVREVQEESGLIVSADALTAMGVLTYLFPHKPAWSQRSNVFVTDRFTGTPRESDELNPVWFTIADLPVDEMWDDARHWLPGVLAGVPVEATFTFGEDLATVVTRG from the coding sequence ATGACCGACCTGCCCGAGGTGTGCGTGTGTTACCTCACCCGACTGTCCGAGTCCGGCGCCCCGCAGGTGCTGCTGGGCCGCAAGAAGAAGGGTCTGGGCCTGGGCAACATCGTGGGTCTCGGCGGCAAGCTCGAGCCGGGGGAGTCCGCCCTTGAGGCCGCCGTACGCGAGGTCCAGGAGGAATCCGGGCTCATCGTGTCGGCGGATGCGCTCACCGCGATGGGCGTGCTCACCTACCTGTTTCCGCACAAACCCGCCTGGAGCCAGCGGTCGAACGTCTTCGTCACCGACCGGTTCACCGGCACCCCGCGCGAGTCGGACGAGCTGAACCCGGTGTGGTTCACCATCGCCGACCTGCCCGTCGACGAGATGTGGGACGACGCCAGGCATTGGTTGCCCGGGGTGCTGGCCGGTGTGCCCGTCGAGGCCACCTTCACCTTCGGCGAGGATCTCGCGACCGTCGTCACTCGCGGCTGA
- a CDS encoding mycoredoxin has product MDFVPQTGTITMFTTTWCGYCSRLKTQLDKVGIGYTEVNVEEVDGTSELVMSLNGGNRTVPTVLFPDGSAATNPSLAQVQAKLAPAA; this is encoded by the coding sequence ATGGATTTTGTGCCTCAGACCGGAACTATCACGATGTTCACCACCACCTGGTGCGGCTACTGCTCGCGGCTGAAGACCCAGCTCGACAAGGTCGGCATCGGCTACACCGAGGTGAACGTCGAAGAGGTCGACGGCACCTCCGAGCTCGTCATGAGCCTCAACGGGGGCAACCGCACGGTTCCCACGGTGCTGTTCCCGGATGGCTCGGCAGCGACGAACCCGTCGCTCGCGCAGGTGCAGGCCAAGCTCGCACCCGCGGCCTGA
- a CDS encoding 6-phosphofructokinase yields the protein MKIGILTSGGDCPGLNAVIRGAVLKGGRAYDSEFVGIRNGWRGLVQGEFMKLDRHSVRGLSRQGGTILGSSRTNPFEGENAGPENIQKTMDAEGIDAIIAIGGEGTLTAARRLTDAGIKIVGVPKTIDNDLAATDYSFGFNTAVEIATEAIDRLRTTADSHGRCMIVEVMGRHVGWIALHSGMAGGAHAILIPEQPQTIEQICAWVESVRDRGRAPVLVVSEGFLLAEMGEAHSHKGLDAFNRPRLGGISELIAPMVEERTGIEARATVLGHTQRGGAPSAYDRVLATRLGMAAVDAVVEGKWGSMVSLKGTDINTVSIADATMDLNRVTQARYDEAAVLFG from the coding sequence ATGAAGATCGGTATCCTCACCAGCGGTGGAGACTGCCCAGGCCTCAACGCAGTGATTCGGGGTGCTGTTCTCAAGGGAGGCCGCGCGTACGACTCCGAGTTCGTGGGCATCCGCAACGGCTGGCGCGGGCTGGTGCAGGGCGAGTTCATGAAGCTCGACCGTCACAGCGTCCGTGGCCTCTCCCGCCAGGGTGGCACCATCCTCGGCAGCTCCCGCACCAACCCGTTCGAGGGCGAGAACGCGGGCCCGGAGAACATCCAGAAGACCATGGACGCCGAGGGTATCGACGCCATCATCGCCATCGGCGGCGAGGGCACCCTCACCGCCGCCCGCCGTCTCACCGACGCCGGCATCAAGATCGTCGGCGTGCCGAAGACCATCGACAACGACCTCGCGGCCACCGACTACTCCTTCGGCTTCAACACCGCCGTGGAGATCGCCACCGAGGCCATCGACCGTCTGCGCACCACCGCCGACTCGCACGGCCGCTGCATGATCGTCGAGGTCATGGGCCGCCACGTGGGTTGGATCGCCCTGCACTCCGGCATGGCCGGCGGCGCACACGCCATCCTCATCCCCGAGCAGCCGCAGACCATCGAGCAGATCTGCGCCTGGGTCGAGAGCGTCCGCGACCGCGGCCGGGCACCCGTGCTCGTCGTGTCCGAGGGCTTCCTTCTCGCCGAAATGGGCGAGGCCCACTCGCACAAGGGCCTGGACGCGTTCAACCGTCCCCGCCTCGGCGGCATCAGCGAGCTCATCGCCCCCATGGTCGAAGAGCGCACCGGTATCGAGGCTCGCGCAACGGTCCTCGGCCACACCCAGCGCGGTGGCGCCCCGTCGGCCTACGACCGGGTGCTCGCCACCCGTCTCGGTATGGCGGCCGTTGACGCCGTCGTCGAGGGCAAGTGGGGTTCGATGGTCTCCCTCAAGGGAACCGACATCAACACCGTCAGCATCGCCGACGCCACCATGGACCTCAACCGGGTCACCCAGGCGCGCTACGACGAAGCAGCCGTGCTCTTCGGCTAA